From Enterococcus wangshanyuanii, the proteins below share one genomic window:
- a CDS encoding capsular polysaccharide synthesis protein: MNKVDKFEGVRKVSQKHNFVVLLKNYFLSGTLLYSGMSLLLNGFDKTSLEYSRLGIQNKAYKKIKSKYKKIASQETTLATTSFDDTNVIWFCWLQGIENAPELVKRCYEQMTNLFSEKKIIVITAENYREYTNFPTFIIEKWQKGIISNTHFSDLLRIELLHFHGGTWIDSTVYFSDSDVPTVFFEADIFFFQKLKPGRDGSKVTMSSWFMTVKKKSFIIAKTRELLFTYWEKKNYLVDYYLFHIFFTIACEVYPEEYENVSKYCNSIPHILLLELFSSYDSKRFSEIKGMSSIHKLSYKFSSTDILKQDTFYQELFK; encoded by the coding sequence ATGAATAAAGTAGACAAATTTGAAGGTGTAAGGAAAGTATCACAAAAGCATAATTTTGTAGTTTTGTTAAAAAACTACTTTTTATCTGGAACTTTGTTGTATTCAGGTATGTCATTATTATTAAATGGTTTCGATAAAACATCACTTGAGTATAGTCGCTTAGGTATTCAAAATAAAGCCTATAAAAAAATCAAATCAAAATACAAAAAAATAGCTTCTCAAGAAACTACTCTTGCTACAACATCTTTTGATGATACGAATGTCATTTGGTTTTGTTGGTTGCAAGGGATAGAAAATGCACCAGAATTGGTTAAACGTTGCTACGAGCAAATGACTAATCTATTTTCTGAAAAAAAAATCATAGTTATTACTGCGGAGAATTATAGAGAATACACTAATTTTCCCACTTTTATAATAGAAAAATGGCAAAAGGGAATAATTTCGAATACACATTTTTCTGATTTATTGAGAATTGAATTATTACATTTTCATGGTGGAACGTGGATAGATTCGACTGTTTATTTTAGTGATTCGGATGTTCCAACAGTTTTTTTTGAAGCAGATATATTTTTCTTTCAAAAGCTGAAACCTGGGAGAGATGGAAGTAAAGTAACTATGTCCTCTTGGTTTATGACAGTAAAAAAGAAAAGCTTTATCATTGCAAAAACAAGAGAACTTCTATTTACCTACTGGGAAAAGAAAAATTATTTAGTTGATTATTATCTTTTTCATATTTTTTTTACCATTGCTTGTGAAGTTTATCCAGAAGAGTATGAGAATGTTTCAAAATACTGTAATTCAATTCCCCATATATTATTGCTGGAACTTTTTTCTAGCTACGACTCTAAACGTTTTTCAGAAATAAAAGGGATGTCTTCTATTCATAAACTTAGTTATAAGTTTTCCAGTACAGATATTTTAAAGCAAGATACGTTTTATCAAGAATTATTTAAATAA
- the cps2T gene encoding beta 1-4 rhamnosyltransferase Cps2T, whose translation MKKKIQHVYIIGSKGIPAKYGGFETFVEKLTEYKQSGSLQYHVACMNIGDNLYGDGQKHFEYNQADCFNIDVPNIGPARAIYYDVKALDYAIELAKKNNDIEPIFYILACRIGPFLNHYKKKIKKINGKLYVNPDGHEWLRAKWSYPVRKYWKFSEKLMVKHADLMICDSLNIEKYIKSDYKQYTPKTTYIAYGTEQSKSTLSATDARVKDWFKEKNIGTEGYYLVVGRFVPENNYETMIKEFMKSDTKKDFVLVTNIEENKFYNKLKKETGFDEDPRIKFVGTVYDQELLKYIRENAFAYLHGHEVGGTNPSLLEALASTKVNLLLDVSFNKEVAGNSALYWNKEQLSFLIDKVDKLSLDDQIMLDKKADRNIFVKFSWDFIIKEYEALFMENNL comes from the coding sequence ATGAAAAAAAAGATACAGCATGTATATATCATTGGTTCTAAAGGAATTCCTGCGAAGTATGGAGGATTTGAGACCTTTGTTGAGAAATTGACAGAGTATAAGCAATCTGGAAGTCTTCAATATCATGTCGCTTGTATGAATATAGGCGACAATCTATACGGAGATGGACAAAAGCATTTTGAATATAACCAAGCAGACTGTTTTAATATCGATGTGCCAAATATTGGTCCGGCTAGAGCTATTTATTATGACGTAAAAGCACTAGATTACGCTATTGAGCTAGCTAAAAAAAATAACGATATAGAACCGATTTTTTATATATTAGCGTGTCGAATAGGTCCGTTTCTCAATCATTATAAAAAAAAGATCAAAAAAATTAATGGGAAACTGTATGTAAATCCCGATGGTCATGAATGGCTGCGAGCTAAATGGAGTTATCCTGTCCGTAAATATTGGAAATTCTCGGAAAAACTAATGGTTAAGCATGCAGACTTGATGATTTGTGACAGTTTGAATATAGAGAAATATATAAAGTCTGATTATAAGCAATATACGCCAAAAACAACCTATATTGCTTATGGAACGGAACAAAGCAAATCAACACTTTCAGCAACTGATGCTCGTGTGAAGGATTGGTTTAAAGAAAAAAATATTGGGACTGAGGGCTATTATCTAGTTGTTGGAAGGTTTGTTCCTGAAAATAATTATGAGACGATGATCAAAGAGTTTATGAAATCTGACACAAAAAAAGACTTTGTTTTGGTGACAAATATTGAAGAAAATAAGTTTTACAACAAATTGAAAAAAGAGACAGGTTTTGATGAGGACCCGCGTATAAAATTTGTAGGGACAGTCTATGATCAAGAGTTACTGAAATACATACGTGAAAATGCCTTCGCTTATCTGCATGGCCACGAAGTTGGCGGGACGAATCCATCGCTTTTGGAGGCTTTGGCATCAACAAAAGTGAATTTACTATTGGATGTTAGTTTTAATAAAGAAGTAGCAGGAAATTCTGCTCTTTATTGGAATAAAGAACAACTTAGCTTTCTAATAGATAAGGTAGATAAATTGTCTCTTGATGATCAAATAATGTTAGACAAAAAAGCAGACAGGAATATTTTTGTTAAATTTAGTTGGGATTTTATTATAAAAGAATATGAAGCTTTATTTATGGAGAATAATCTATGA
- a CDS encoding glycosyltransferase family 2 protein, which yields MVKVSIIMPVYNVDKYLFKSLSSVLTQTFSDFELIIINDGSTDMSLSILLEAAHKDSRIKVVDQINQGVSAARNTGLSLAKGQYVYFFDADDYMERELLEKVVAIADEYESNLVIFGYKMIKNDQLFKVCSVKERAFEIENQHFIAHFTKYTEIIDMNSLWNKLYKRDFILKYNLSFSDRKIGEDAFFNYELYAVLDKVVFYEEPLYNYVIHRSGSAMSKFQGEQKIKDKIDVMKMRQTFLRERQLRLLNEQTYYTNIIFAEALILVKENSDKSKYKMLADFFSLPYISELLSTIRFSQLDSIKDKAKLLFCKQRIIWKLINLF from the coding sequence ATGGTAAAAGTATCGATTATCATGCCTGTTTACAATGTAGATAAATATTTATTTAAATCCCTGTCTTCAGTACTTACTCAAACATTCTCCGATTTTGAATTGATAATTATAAATGATGGCTCTACAGATATGAGTCTATCTATACTACTAGAAGCTGCACATAAAGACTCAAGGATAAAAGTCGTTGATCAAATTAATCAGGGAGTTAGTGCTGCTAGGAATACTGGACTTTCTCTTGCTAAGGGGCAATATGTTTATTTTTTTGATGCAGATGATTATATGGAAAGGGAACTTCTTGAAAAAGTTGTTGCAATTGCAGATGAATATGAAAGCAATTTAGTTATCTTCGGTTATAAAATGATCAAAAATGATCAGCTATTTAAAGTATGCTCTGTCAAAGAAAGAGCTTTTGAGATAGAAAATCAACACTTTATTGCGCATTTTACTAAGTATACTGAGATTATCGACATGAATTCATTGTGGAATAAATTATATAAAAGAGATTTTATATTAAAATATAATCTTTCTTTCTCGGATAGAAAGATTGGTGAAGATGCATTTTTTAATTACGAATTGTATGCTGTTTTAGATAAAGTAGTTTTTTATGAAGAACCATTATACAACTATGTTATTCATAGATCTGGATCAGCAATGTCAAAATTTCAAGGTGAACAAAAAATTAAAGATAAAATAGATGTGATGAAAATGAGACAAACATTTTTGAGAGAACGACAACTAAGGTTATTGAATGAACAAACCTATTATACGAATATTATTTTTGCAGAAGCGTTGATTTTAGTTAAAGAAAATAGTGATAAAAGCAAATATAAAATGCTTGCTGATTTTTTTTCATTACCTTATATTTCGGAATTATTAAGTACTATAAGGTTTAGTCAACTTGATTCAATAAAGGATAAAGCTAAATTGTTATTTTGTAAACAAAGGATTATATGGAAATTGATTAATCTATTTTAG
- a CDS encoding EpsG family protein, protein MYTIIFFSSLLLAFLMEISHRDSYFQKDSEGTIRVKKSFFLLAFLTCILYIVLVVAPAIRYRVGTDYSVYLSKQIPEVLQGIPNSVEFLYKGVIHLGNSFGNYQWIFVITHVIIILFTLVAIIRDSKNYWISIIVLFGSGFFNYSMNIMRQSIAISIFLFSIHYLVRKENRKYIFWIIVATLFHKTSIIYFALLFLKKIKLSWKQIAIFSIGLYVFKTLFRSIILAISNKFNFYNNQFGTLLDSNQIGWMFLIANSLILLLFLLIKNRTEFSSTGDLYLQLQFIAFAITLVSDVVPNYERLMYMFMIGQILSVPYFFKRINSRIIKWCFVIAILVVYGVLFHRLFIIGNIGETFPYQSIFN, encoded by the coding sequence GTGTATACAATAATTTTTTTCTCTTCTTTATTACTAGCATTTTTGATGGAAATATCGCATAGAGATAGTTATTTTCAAAAAGATTCAGAAGGAACTATTAGAGTAAAAAAGAGTTTTTTTTTACTAGCTTTTTTAACATGCATTTTATATATAGTTTTGGTTGTTGCTCCAGCAATTCGATACCGTGTAGGTACTGATTATTCTGTTTATTTAAGTAAACAGATACCTGAAGTACTGCAGGGGATCCCTAATTCAGTAGAGTTTTTATATAAAGGTGTCATTCACTTGGGAAATTCTTTTGGAAATTACCAGTGGATTTTTGTTATTACTCATGTAATCATCATCTTATTTACCCTAGTAGCAATTATAAGGGATTCAAAAAATTATTGGATAAGTATTATAGTTCTTTTTGGTTCTGGATTTTTTAACTATTCAATGAATATTATGAGACAATCAATAGCTATTTCTATTTTTCTGTTCTCCATACACTATTTAGTTAGGAAGGAAAACAGGAAATATATATTTTGGATAATAGTTGCGACTCTTTTTCATAAAACATCAATTATTTATTTTGCTCTTCTCTTTTTGAAGAAAATAAAGTTAAGTTGGAAACAAATAGCTATTTTTTCTATTGGTTTGTATGTGTTTAAAACACTTTTTCGTTCAATTATCTTAGCTATATCGAATAAATTCAATTTCTATAACAATCAGTTTGGGACTCTATTGGACAGTAATCAAATAGGCTGGATGTTTCTTATAGCCAATAGTTTGATTTTACTTCTTTTCTTATTGATAAAAAATAGAACGGAATTTTCAAGTACAGGTGATTTATATCTTCAATTACAGTTTATCGCTTTTGCAATTACTCTTGTTTCAGATGTTGTGCCTAACTATGAGAGATTGATGTATATGTTTATGATTGGTCAAATTTTATCAGTTCCTTATTTTTTTAAGAGGATAAATAGCAGAATTATTAAATGGTGTTTTGTTATAGCAATATTAGTTGTGTATGGAGTTTTGTTCCATAGATTATTCATAATTGGTAATATAGGCGAAACATTCCCCTATCAATCCATTTTTAATTAA
- a CDS encoding sugar transferase — translation MEEKIVSVGGSMQKKKQTTQSDKKISVSVVASQSIRFRVFKRTIDILGSLCGLILLSPVFLIVAFLIRKEDPNGPVVFSQERIGKKGNRFTMYKFRSMCTDAEEKFHDLVEQNEIEGAMFKIKNDPRVTKIGKKIRKTSIDELPQLVNVLKGDMSLVGPRPPLEREVSQYTQRDLQRLNVKPGCTGLWQVRGRNDVHFDEMVDFDLEYIENQSIWNDLKIMFQTVIVMFFSRGAY, via the coding sequence TTGGAGGAAAAAATTGTAAGTGTTGGAGGAAGTATGCAGAAAAAAAAGCAGACAACGCAGTCTGACAAAAAGATTTCTGTATCGGTAGTTGCATCACAATCCATTCGTTTTCGCGTATTTAAACGAACGATCGATATCTTGGGCAGTCTTTGCGGATTGATTTTATTAAGTCCTGTATTTCTTATTGTTGCATTTCTGATTAGAAAAGAAGATCCAAACGGACCTGTTGTCTTTTCTCAGGAAAGAATCGGGAAAAAAGGCAATCGCTTCACAATGTATAAATTTCGTTCCATGTGTACAGATGCAGAAGAAAAATTTCATGATTTAGTTGAGCAAAATGAAATCGAAGGCGCCATGTTCAAAATCAAGAACGATCCTAGAGTAACAAAAATAGGGAAAAAGATACGTAAAACCAGTATCGATGAGTTGCCCCAATTAGTGAATGTTTTAAAAGGAGACATGTCGCTTGTTGGACCAAGACCACCGTTAGAAAGAGAAGTTTCTCAGTACACACAACGTGATCTACAGCGATTGAATGTGAAACCTGGCTGTACAGGATTATGGCAAGTCAGAGGTAGAAACGATGTCCATTTTGATGAAATGGTCGACTTTGATTTAGAATATATTGAGAATCAATCTATTTGGAATGATCTGAAAATCATGTTTCAGACAGTGATCGTGATGTTTTTTTCTAGAGGAGCTTATTAA
- a CDS encoding acyltransferase, translated as MRSFERFLTNKVAGTSIMPKKVRRIFLRICGMKIESSSRIMSDIFFDTNNVSIGKNSFVNRFCQFHDGGYNAEIVIGNEVMIAMNVNLCAISHDIGSAHRRAGKSYVKKIEIEDGCWIGANVVILPGVTISKGCVIAAGSVVNKNTEENGLYVGVPARRIKTFD; from the coding sequence ATGAGATCTTTTGAAAGGTTCTTGACTAACAAAGTTGCTGGTACATCTATTATGCCTAAAAAAGTTAGACGAATATTTCTAAGAATATGTGGTATGAAAATAGAATCCTCAAGTAGAATCATGTCTGATATTTTTTTTGATACAAATAATGTAAGTATTGGTAAAAATAGCTTTGTTAATCGCTTTTGTCAATTTCATGATGGAGGTTATAACGCCGAAATTGTTATTGGAAATGAAGTGATGATTGCAATGAATGTAAATTTGTGTGCAATTTCTCATGATATTGGTAGTGCTCATAGAAGAGCTGGGAAATCATATGTAAAAAAAATTGAAATAGAAGATGGGTGTTGGATAGGGGCAAATGTTGTAATACTTCCTGGTGTGACTATTTCTAAAGGTTGTGTTATAGCTGCAGGTTCTGTTGTAAACAAAAATACTGAGGAAAATGGCTTATATGTAGGAGTACCTGCAAGAAGAATAAAAACATTTGACTAA
- the tagD gene encoding glycerol-3-phosphate cytidylyltransferase — MRRVITYGTFDLLHYGHINLLKRAKEYGDYLIVALSTDEFNWCEKKKKCYFSYEKRKQLLEAIRYVDLVIPEDSWDQKVLDIAKYHIDTFVMGDDWKGSFDFISEQTDAKVVYVTRTPEISTTQIKKDLGVD; from the coding sequence ATGAGAAGAGTTATCACTTATGGAACGTTTGATTTATTGCATTATGGGCATATCAATCTTTTAAAACGTGCGAAAGAATATGGAGACTATTTAATTGTAGCCTTATCCACTGATGAATTCAATTGGTGTGAAAAGAAGAAAAAATGCTATTTTTCATACGAGAAGAGAAAGCAGTTGCTTGAAGCGATAAGATATGTTGATTTAGTTATCCCGGAAGATTCTTGGGATCAAAAGGTATTAGATATTGCAAAATATCACATCGATACTTTTGTTATGGGAGATGATTGGAAGGGTTCATTTGATTTCATTTCCGAGCAAACGGATGCTAAAGTAGTCTATGTAACTAGGACTCCTGAAATTTCAACGACTCAGATAAAGAAAGATTTAGGCGTAGATTAA
- a CDS encoding polysaccharide pyruvyl transferase family protein: MEKYMVSGYWKNNLGDDLFLKILCEKFPDSIFYTFIDKEYMPVFSGVKNLRLISNSNFMIKVANKILTNLGLPLISDFYTAFLFKQYIEIGGSIFMQDVNWQKKIRRRTFINDHMQDYYVIGSNFGPYSSTFFLDSYRNLFNSIKTISFRDQYSKQLFPEIKEINVSPDAILSLRTNSSIEMINEDEEYILISVINLSTNKANRSERLKLKVNEYEKKMSEIIQRYIEMKKHVVLMSFCNFEEDDLAIERIKKQLPQSVAERVTVFHHRKIDESLEVIGRAKKIVATRFHGMVLGWLYRIPTFVVSYSKKTEIVISELNKEQEYCDIDSFSSLTFEEIEQRFTTISKERLSKLSESSSDQFKFVSEHEGMVTKNGE; the protein is encoded by the coding sequence ATGGAAAAATACATGGTATCAGGTTACTGGAAAAATAATTTAGGTGATGATTTATTTTTAAAAATTTTGTGTGAAAAATTTCCTGACAGTATATTTTATACATTTATTGATAAAGAGTATATGCCTGTTTTTTCTGGTGTAAAAAATTTGAGACTCATTTCAAATAGCAATTTTATGATTAAGGTTGCCAATAAAATTTTGACGAATTTAGGGTTACCCTTAATTTCAGACTTTTATACAGCATTTTTATTTAAGCAATATATAGAAATTGGCGGATCGATTTTTATGCAAGATGTAAATTGGCAAAAAAAAATTCGCCGTAGAACATTTATTAATGATCATATGCAAGACTATTATGTTATTGGAAGTAACTTTGGTCCTTATAGTTCTACTTTCTTTTTGGATTCTTATAGGAACTTATTCAATTCAATTAAAACTATCTCTTTCCGAGATCAGTATTCTAAACAATTGTTTCCAGAGATTAAAGAAATCAATGTTTCGCCGGATGCTATTTTATCTTTAAGAACAAATTCTTCAATTGAAATGATAAATGAAGATGAAGAATACATCCTGATATCTGTTATTAATTTATCAACAAACAAAGCAAACCGATCAGAAAGGTTAAAATTGAAGGTAAATGAATATGAAAAAAAGATGTCTGAAATAATTCAAAGATATATAGAAATGAAAAAGCATGTGGTACTAATGTCTTTTTGCAATTTTGAAGAAGATGATCTTGCTATTGAAAGAATCAAAAAGCAGTTACCTCAAAGTGTAGCTGAACGCGTTACTGTGTTCCACCACCGCAAAATAGATGAATCTTTGGAAGTAATTGGACGTGCAAAAAAGATTGTAGCAACACGTTTTCACGGAATGGTATTAGGATGGCTCTATAGAATACCAACATTTGTAGTTTCATACTCTAAAAAAACAGAAATAGTGATTTCAGAGTTAAATAAGGAGCAAGAATACTGTGATATAGATAGTTTTTCTTCTCTGACTTTTGAAGAAATCGAGCAACGCTTCACAACTATTTCAAAAGAGAGGTTGTCTAAACTCTCAGAATCTTCATCAGACCAGTTTAAGTTTGTAAGTGAGCATGAAGGTATGGTAACAAAAAATGGAGAATAA
- a CDS encoding LicD family protein has product MTDVRKIQEIDLNNMKILLSLFEKHKLNYYMLGGTFLGSIRHKGFIPWDDDIDIGLPRNDYEKFCNQYFKELPDFLTMENYKTNSDYRYYITRVLDTRTKVVEIRNKDVQEFTYIAIDIFPLDGMPNNFIFRKLRIYRILFHKLLISLSYIDTVDKKRHRNFIEKFLIKIGEKVSFAKFVNPYKEKEKIDRLLKKNTFENSSYISNIMGAYREKEVMPKKIFEKGHMYPFEDIQMNGPENADEYLTRLYGDYMKIPSNQDIDSKSHYELLPGDTDE; this is encoded by the coding sequence ATGACAGATGTAAGAAAAATTCAAGAAATAGATCTAAATAATATGAAAATTCTATTAAGTTTATTTGAAAAACACAAGTTGAATTATTATATGTTAGGTGGAACATTTTTAGGTTCGATTAGACACAAAGGGTTTATTCCTTGGGATGATGATATAGATATCGGACTACCAAGAAATGACTATGAAAAATTTTGCAATCAATACTTTAAAGAGTTGCCTGATTTTTTAACTATGGAAAATTATAAAACTAATTCAGACTATCGTTACTATATAACTAGGGTATTGGATACTAGAACAAAAGTGGTTGAAATAAGAAACAAGGACGTTCAAGAGTTTACTTATATTGCGATTGATATCTTTCCACTTGACGGTATGCCTAACAATTTTATTTTCCGAAAGCTTCGTATATATAGAATATTATTTCATAAGCTCTTAATTTCACTAAGCTATATCGATACGGTGGATAAAAAGAGACATCGGAATTTTATTGAAAAGTTTCTTATAAAAATTGGGGAAAAAGTATCTTTTGCTAAGTTTGTGAATCCATACAAAGAAAAAGAGAAAATAGATCGGTTATTGAAAAAGAATACTTTTGAAAATAGTTCTTACATCTCAAACATTATGGGAGCATATAGGGAAAAAGAAGTGATGCCGAAGAAAATATTTGAAAAAGGACATATGTATCCATTTGAGGATATTCAAATGAATGGACCTGAAAATGCTGATGAATATTTGACAAGATTATATGGAGATTATATGAAAATTCCATCAAATCAGGATATAGATAGCAAAAGTCATTATGAATTATTGCCAGGAGATACAGATGAATAA
- a CDS encoding lipopolysaccharide biosynthesis protein: MENNKYKKLLGNSAIFAIGNFGSKIINIIFVPVYTYALTTQEYGQIDLLTTTVSLFLPVLTLSLSEAVLRFVMDKNDNEQAILSSSVIVISIIAFCLLVIGGIFNTKKLWLYFIFLLILQSYQVLFSQFVRGIGKVKLYAFNGILMTLITVLSNIVLLIYFKLGIDGYILSLIFANIASLIYLIVAGKLKRYLSFKLFDSKLVKTMLNYSAPLIPNMIMWWLINSSTRYFILFYIGTSANGIYAVASKIPALISTVTTIFSQAWQLSAIEEFDAKDKSTFYSNTFTFYYQVLFICVALLFSVLKPTLRFLIQQSYFISWQVAPILVLAVLYSSFSSFLGTNYIAAKKTKGVFTSSIIGAGISLILNFLLIPVIGLIGAGVASTISFFVMWLIRLYDTKKYIETKIDWFNFVGNNLVLILQIILMFIFDSWILLILEWMLVCSVLMLNRMNVKRLVLEINNYLKLFFKKISIDK; encoded by the coding sequence ATGGAGAATAATAAGTATAAAAAGTTACTTGGTAACTCTGCAATTTTTGCGATTGGCAATTTTGGAAGCAAAATAATAAATATTATATTTGTTCCTGTTTATACATATGCACTGACGACACAGGAATATGGTCAAATCGATTTGCTTACAACCACTGTTAGTCTATTTTTACCAGTCCTCACGTTGAGTCTATCTGAGGCTGTATTGAGATTTGTTATGGATAAAAATGATAATGAACAAGCAATCCTAAGCAGTTCAGTAATAGTGATTTCAATCATTGCGTTTTGTCTTTTGGTCATAGGTGGAATATTCAATACAAAAAAATTATGGCTCTATTTCATCTTTCTGTTGATATTACAATCCTACCAAGTTCTTTTTTCACAATTTGTTCGAGGAATTGGTAAAGTAAAGCTGTATGCATTCAATGGAATACTTATGACGCTTATAACAGTATTATCTAATATAGTATTACTCATCTATTTTAAATTAGGGATAGATGGTTATATATTATCTTTAATATTTGCCAATATTGCTTCTCTTATCTATCTGATTGTAGCTGGGAAGTTGAAGCGTTACCTTAGTTTTAAACTCTTTGACAGTAAACTTGTCAAAACAATGTTGAATTATTCGGCGCCTCTGATTCCTAATATGATTATGTGGTGGCTTATAAATAGTTCAACAAGGTATTTCATTTTATTTTATATTGGTACTTCTGCAAATGGTATTTATGCAGTAGCAAGTAAAATCCCAGCTTTGATTTCAACAGTAACAACTATTTTTTCACAGGCTTGGCAGCTTTCAGCAATAGAAGAATTTGATGCTAAAGATAAGTCAACATTTTATTCGAATACATTTACATTTTATTATCAGGTACTATTTATTTGCGTTGCTTTGCTATTTAGTGTATTGAAACCTACATTAAGATTTTTAATACAACAATCTTATTTTATTAGCTGGCAAGTCGCTCCAATTTTAGTTTTAGCTGTTCTATATTCTAGTTTTTCTAGTTTTTTAGGAACAAACTATATTGCTGCAAAAAAGACTAAAGGCGTGTTTACTTCTTCTATAATAGGCGCAGGAATATCTCTAATTTTAAATTTTTTATTAATTCCTGTCATTGGATTGATAGGAGCAGGTGTTGCTTCAACCATTAGCTTTTTTGTAATGTGGCTAATACGTCTCTACGATACAAAAAAGTATATTGAAACGAAAATAGACTGGTTTAACTTTGTTGGAAATAACTTAGTTTTAATTTTGCAGATAATATTGATGTTTATTTTTGATTCATGGATATTACTCATTTTAGAATGGATGCTTGTTTGTAGTGTATTAATGTTGAATAGAATGAACGTTAAAAGATTAGTTCTTGAAATTAACAATTATTTAAAATTATTCTTTAAGAAAATTAGTATTGATAAGTAA
- a CDS encoding LCP family protein, translating to MNLWKKVILTALGLVLVSVAGICAYGIKMYSDASGTVEGVYESIDRTSKRRETAVNIDAQEPFSVLLMGIDTGDLGRTEQGRSDTTMVVTINPKEKKSTMISLDRDILTEIVGYGTEDKLNHAYAFGGAKMAIDTVENLLDIPIDNYVSINMKGLKDLIDAVGGIEVDNPFEFTLDGITVPKGHIKLDSETGLAYARMREEDPEGDIGRQRRQREVVEKIVNKIISLDGLTKYKQILNAVQDNVKTDLTWDNMVDIQKKYMPAFSNIDSLQLEGEGQEIGGIYYQILDPEKLYKTQTDLRAQLGQPENKEMQAKDTANYNNYIGGAGDYGSGTADAAATYGYGQDVAANDMTGGGTYTDPNAEGTEQYTGNY from the coding sequence ATGAACCTATGGAAAAAAGTAATACTAACTGCTTTAGGATTAGTACTTGTTTCAGTTGCCGGTATTTGTGCTTATGGAATTAAAATGTATTCCGATGCTAGCGGTACAGTTGAAGGTGTGTATGAGTCGATCGATCGAACCTCAAAACGCAGAGAAACTGCCGTGAATATTGATGCACAGGAACCTTTCTCCGTTTTATTGATGGGAATCGATACGGGAGATCTAGGGCGGACAGAACAAGGTCGTTCTGATACAACAATGGTAGTTACTATTAATCCGAAAGAAAAAAAATCAACAATGATCAGCTTAGACAGAGATATTTTAACTGAGATTGTTGGCTATGGTACAGAAGATAAACTGAACCATGCTTATGCATTTGGCGGTGCGAAGATGGCGATTGATACAGTAGAAAATTTACTGGATATTCCAATCGATAACTATGTATCGATCAATATGAAAGGCTTAAAAGATCTGATCGATGCTGTAGGTGGTATCGAAGTGGATAATCCATTTGAGTTTACATTAGATGGTATTACGGTTCCGAAAGGTCATATTAAGCTTGATAGCGAAACTGGTTTAGCTTATGCTCGAATGCGTGAAGAGGATCCTGAAGGGGATATCGGACGTCAGCGACGTCAGCGTGAGGTAGTTGAAAAAATCGTGAACAAGATAATCAGTTTAGATGGTTTGACGAAATATAAACAAATTTTGAATGCCGTACAAGATAACGTAAAAACAGATTTAACATGGGATAATATGGTAGATATTCAGAAGAAATATATGCCTGCCTTTAGCAATATTGATTCTCTTCAATTAGAAGGGGAAGGACAAGAAATTGGTGGTATTTACTATCAGATTCTAGATCCGGAAAAACTGTATAAAACACAAACAGATTTACGTGCACAGTTAGGTCAACCAGAAAATAAAGAGATGCAGGCCAAAGATACTGCAAACTACAATAATTATATAGGTGGTGCAGGGGATTATGGGTCAGGTACAGCTGATGCAGCTGCTACTTATGGTTATGGTCAAGATGTTGCAGCCAATGATATGACTGGCGGCGGAACTTATACTGATCCAAATGCTGAAGGAACTGAGCAATATACTGGAAATTACTAA